The Calliphora vicina chromosome 3, idCalVici1.1, whole genome shotgun sequence genome contains a region encoding:
- the LOC135954826 gene encoding F-box only protein 33: MNCTLTRWGELPSLVLGQIYEYLEPHDRLNASQTCKHWRSVLFQKRFFINSKFKLHIDNDRQCKFFRHTLYNLTNELIIIFDFINVFHIEKIRRILYKVARCDSLQGLRFQTNNVGLTPPGDISEDSLVDIEQLFVEPLKIFLNRKRTACKILDLGAIEALTYYGLDFLKSLSRPQELNELTLASIKYDPSHYPMFAMENTLLQKCSSLQVLSLDYDTLNEELLHTLKVLPLKKFLICVHGLDRHHPGITERAWSEFSANFNNIELIVTLIYAFEAVEVLQMRILRQNMPITHLRVLFCDYMNVDALEWISLNNSRTLKSIQWIDSAYKHSDKNIMDLFLRSGQDPFIMMSWRCKNLEEIVIHGYVLDPHNIVGISRLRGRTLKHLEVSMIDNAPTEANIDSFIEEINTLLGQKWEPSNLNNMHPALGYMPVADDVRDEYVFDLIRRDISN; encoded by the exons ATGAATTGTACATTGACTAGATGGGGAGAGCTGCCATCGTTGGTATTGGGCCAGATTTACGAATATTTAGAACCTCATGATCGCCTTAATGCCAGTCAAACATGTAAACATTGGCGCAGTGTTTTATTCCAAAAGAG atttttcattaattcaaaatttaaactacaTATTGACAACGATCGTCAGTGTAAATTCTTTCGCCATACTTTATACAATCTGACGAACGAGCTTATTATTATCTTCGATTTCATAAATGTTTTCCATATTGAAAAAATACGACGCATCTTATACAA AGTTGCACGATGTGATAGTTTACAAGGTTTACGTTTTCAAACAAACAATGTGGGCCTAACGCCACCTGGTGATATAAGTGAAGATAGTCTAGTCGATATTGAACA ACTCTTTGTTGAACccttaaaaatattcttaaatcgCAAGAGAACCGCCTGTAAAATATTGGACTTAGGTGCAATTGAAGCTTTAACATACTATGGTTTAGATTTCCTAAAATCTTTGAGCCGGCCTCAAGAACTAAACGAACTAACATTGGCCTCCATCAAATACGATCCTAGTCATTATCCCATGTTCGCCATGGAGAATACCCTATTGCAAAAATGTTCATCTCTACAAGTACTATCACTCGACTACGATACGCTCAACGAAGAACTATTGCATACATTGAAAGTTTTACCCCTAAAGAAATTCTTAATATGTGTTCACGGTTTGGATCGTCATCATCCGGGCATAACGGAGAGAGCATGGTCAGAATTCTCagcaaatttcaataatatcgaACTAATTGTAACGTTAATTTATGCCTTTGAGGCTGTTGAAGTATTGCAAATGCGTATATTAAGACAAAATATGCCCATAACACACTTGCGTGTATTATTCTGTGATTAT ATGAATGTTGACGCATTGGAATGGATTTCTTTAAATAACAGCCGCACTTTGAAAAGCATACAATGGATTGATtcc GCCTATAAACATTCCGATAAAAATATTATGGACTTATTTTTACGCTCCGGACAAGATCCATTTATAATGATGTCTTGGCGTTGCAAGAATTTAGAAGAAATTGTCATACATGGCTATGTTTTGGATCCCCATAACATTGTGGGCATTTCTCGTTTACGTGGCCGTACCTTAAAACATTTAGAGGTATCAATGATTGATAATGCACCCACAGAAGCCAACATAGATTCCTTTATTGAA gAAATCAATACATTGTTGGGCCAAAAATGGGAACCTTCAAATCTCAATAACATGCATCCAGCACTTGGCTATATGCCCGTAGCAGATGATGTACGTGATGAATATGTCTTCGATCTCATACGACGTGATATTTCCAATTAA
- the LOC135954315 gene encoding cytochrome c oxidase assembly protein COX18, mitochondrial, translating into MNHLLKTSIKSLNLGCAKRVVQLNHVDAVVKRNFSCVTQQYRGHRRDENYRQLNKLSLRFNSTEVAAAATVAPVDPGFFASFYQSLSTSTPVAYVQQGLIEIHDYTGLPWWASIVFTTFLFRTVVTLPLTIYQHKITARIEKISLEMPAIVEELKREAAMAMRKFKWTEKQTKLVYQRSIRKQWNKLVVRDNCHPAKTFIVLWGQIPLWIFQSMALRNLVNLMPDPTSLQAQIVATELTVGGFGWIPNLTQVDNSYILPVTLGLINLGIIEMQSMMRTLPPTRFHNIITNVFRGLSLVMVPVACTVPSALTVYWVASSSYGLVQNLVLASPQVKRAFGIPKIQSELENPYEHLWSKMKQRTGYEKLPIEEVKVIEKKAGDKTKSSTEIKRK; encoded by the exons ATGAATCACTTACTAAAAACttcaataaaaagtttaaatttgggATGTGCAAAAAGAGTAGTACAATTAAACCATGTGGATGCAGTGGTGAAGCGTAATTTTAGTTGTGTCACACAACAATACAGAGGTCACAGGCGAGATGAGAACTACCGACAGCTAAACAAATTATCCCTACGTTTTAATTCAACTGAGGTAGCTGCTGCTGCCACTGTAGCTCCTGTTGATCCTGGCTTCTTTGCAAGTTTTTATCAGTCCTTGTCGACTAGCACGCCAGTGGCTTATGTGCAACAGGGTCTAATTGAAATACACGATTACACCGGTTTACCATGGTGGGCATCTATAGTTTTTACAACATTTCTATTTCGTACAGTAGTAACTTTGCCTCTGACAATATATCAGCATAAAATAACTGCTAGAATTGAAAAAATATCTCTAGAAATGCCGGCCATTGTAGAGGAATTGAAAAGAGAGGCTGCCATGGCCATGAGGAAATTTAAGTGGAcggaaaaacaaactaaattagTTTACCAGAGATCT ATTAGAAAACAGTGGAATAAACTGGTGGTAAGAGATAATTGCCATCCTGCcaaaacttttattgttttatggGGCCAAATACCCCTGTGGATTTTTCAATCTATGGCTTTACGTAATTTGGTTAATTTGATGCCGGATCCCACATCACTGCAAGCTCAAATTGTAGCCACCGAATTGACTGTTGGTGGTTTTGGTTGGATACCCAATTTGACACAAGTGGATAATTCTTATATACTACCAGTTACATTAGGTCTTATTAATCTGGGTATTATTGAG ATGCAATCAATGATGCGCACTCTACCTCCTACACGTTTTCACAACATTATAACAAATGTTTTTCGTGGCCTAAGTCTTGTTATGGTTCCTGTAGCATGTACTGTACCCTCGGCCCTTACCGTCTATTGGGTGGCTTCAAGTTCGTATGGTTTAGTGCAAAATCTTGTGTTAGCCTCTCCTCAAGTTAAAAGAGCTTTTGGTATACCAAAAATACAAAGTGAACTGGAAAATCCCTACGAACATTTGTGGTCGAAAATGAAACAACGAACCGGCTATGAGAAACTGCCAATTGAAGAAGTTAAAGTCATCGAGAAAAAAGCTGGTGATAAAACAAAATCTTCGACAgaaattaaaaggaaataa